One Mugil cephalus isolate CIBA_MC_2020 chromosome 17, CIBA_Mcephalus_1.1, whole genome shotgun sequence genomic window, TTATGGTGCTTTTTTACAGAGACCTGCTGCAGACCCTGACTGAGGAGGAGTTGATAACGCTGGAGAGGAACCTGTGTATTTCTCAGGATGGGGAGTTGTCCACAAGCCAGGGGCTGGCTGCTAACGGCGCTCCGGCTCCAGCCCAAGAGAACCACTCATCGAGCTGCCCCGCTAATGACACCTCAAAGGGGGAGAGTgagggggaagaggagcagctgcctgtgtttgtctgtcccggccaggaggaggagttggCGGAAGTGGAAAAAGGTTGGGAGGAGGTGGAAActgagaggggagaggaggagcaggagcagggcCTCCTCTgcgaggaggcggaggaggccgAGCTGGCCTGCTCCATGCAGTACgacgaggaggagctggagcagctcaACATGATGGTGTACCGTGTGGGAGATGAGATGTCCACTCTGCTGTCTCCCCCCAGCCAGGGACAGTCCCCAGCACACGGTCCGAACCGAGGAAACTCCAGCGCGGCTTCCAGCACTGAGGCCTCACCGCGCAGGGTCATCGGGAGCCGAGGAAGGACAGGCATctatgtggaggaggaggacagggtcTTCTTCATGGAGGACCTGGACGCAGCAGGAGAAGGCATCACCAGCATTTCAAGAGAGGCTTGCAGTTGTGTCGTCTCCCCTCCCAAAGAGTCCGTTCGCCCTGTGCAACGCAAGCCCAGCGGACCGCGGCCAGACCCCGTCAGGAACGGCTGGTACTCTGAGGCGACGTCCGAGCAGCCTTGCCCGCAGCCGCACAGCCTGAACGCACACTGTCCCGCTGCAAAGCGACCCCCGTGCACCTCCGCCCCGGGTTCCGAACCTCTGCCTTACACCAACGGGTGGGAGATGGGCTTAGAAGGCACGACGTCCGAAACGGCCGAGGTCATCGCCCATCGCATGGGAGGGATGAAACTGTCCGCCACGGTCATCTTCAACCCTCGCTCGCCCAGCCTGACGGAGCTGGCTGtggacaagctgctgctgcctcggCCCGCTCCCTCCGAGATTGAGCCCTGCGGCCCCCTGGTGGCCACTCACTGCCTGCTCAACTCCTGCGTCTGCTGCGGGAGCTGCGAGGACAGCCACGACGACGGCATCACCACGGAGACCGCTGGACTCGGGCTGGGCCTCGCCCTGGGGCTGGACAGGCATTGTAAGAGCCCGGCTCCCGGCGCCGTCATCCAGTCCTCCGCTTGCCGGCTGCCGCCGCGCGGTCACGATCCTCACGGTAAGGGTGAAGTCGCGCAGCTGACTCCCCCTTCTTCCCTCTGCTCCGAGGAGCCGCCGGAAGAAGATTCGAATTCCCAGCTCTGCGAGGAGTGTCTGGTGGTGGCGGCTCCGGAGCTGGGGCATCACACTCAGGACTATAGCTCGAGCAGAGGGGACGGAGCCTCCCCGTGCAACCACCAGCTGAGGACCGATAGGAGGCCCGCCGGCGCAGGCCgacagagggagaaggagacggATAAGGACAAGGCAGAAAGTAAAGATGTGAAGAGGGACACCAAAGAGGACAGCAGGAGAAGCTCCAGGTGTGCTGTAATTTTTAGTTAATGTTGAGTTTGTCTCATATCACGTGTTGCCTCAGTATGAGCATCACATCATCTTCTATGAAAGCAtcagtttgctttgttttgcattatttcatttcatgttatTCTTTCATGaatcatctttttattttcccataaTTTAATCCCTTTATGTTTGTTTAACcattacatatttatttctctcttcttttttttctgtttatttggttgtttttagttttcagaACTCTCCCCTCAGCTCTGTGTCAGGTAGTGACTGCGACAGCGTGTCGGTCACCACATGTAGTCTGTCAAGCAGTTCGTATACTCCCAGGTAACTAATTGTTCTTCAAAGCCTGTGTCGCTGTCacgtgtttgtattttcttcctTCTCATATTTCAGCAGTAATTATCCATATccatattaataataataatcttttagCATCTTAACACTGAGATTTAGttagatgtacagtatgtttccGTGTTAATGCAGTGTTTTATGTATATCTGCAACATGGAAAAGACATTGTGTATTTGCTTCCTTTTCAACCTTCCCTTCACATCTTTTCATTCATGCAAATGTGGATGGATGTGCACagttggggaaaaaatgtgaaacgatcatccttttcctttttgtcattGCTCCCTGCAGCCCCGTCAGCAGTCTGACCCCCAGCTCGGGGACATCCGAAGACCCGgaccaccaggagatccagctGGCCCTGCACAACGCCAAGGTGGCGGCCAGGAACAAGATCCGATCGCGTTTCCACAGCAGCAGCGACCTCATCCACCGCCTCTTCGTCTGTATATCTGGTAAAAGGCCGTTCCTCTCTTAGTCCCCGCACCTCTCAGCGTCTCTCTCGGACTGACATCCGTGATGGTTTTTGTGTGACGCAGGTGTTGCCGATCAGCTGCAGACCAACTACGCCAGCGACCTTCGCGGCATTCTCAAGACTCTGTTTGAAGTCATGGCAACCAAGTGTGAGGAGGGAGACAATGATAAGCAAAAGAAAGGTGAGGAAGTGTGAATGGTATTGGTCGTCTTAGTATAACACAGGAAGAATCCAAAACTGCCTTTTGTAGTTTAACTGTGAGCTTTTATCAGAATCCAAATGAATGATGATGGGTGTGgtgcccccaagtggccaaaacAATTGGACCTAATAAACTAATtgagtgaaactgaaaagattTCTTCTAAGTATGTCACAGTCAATGTGAAATTAGTAGCTCGTATCCTTGCCGCCTTTGaacgataataaaaaaaaatcactactAAAGCCTTTTGAATCACTTCACGTCATGTCTACTGCAAATCCTTTTCACCTGCCTCAGCTCTTCTCTCTAACTGAGCCGTGACTCCGCAACAGAGCTTTCAACGTAGAcgacaatcaatcaaactttaccctgtttttcttcttctttcatcgCATCCAGCGGGTCCCGTTCTGCGCAGTGCGGTGCTCGAGGACTGCGCTCTGTGTCAGGAGACCATTTCCTCATCGGAATTGGCAGCCAAGGCCCGGGAGGGGCAGTTCGAAGGTCGGCAAATCCACAAACACAGTCCCACGCAGAGTTTAGTCGAGTTGACAGCCTGttacttttcccttttctcagCCGACGTTCAGCCCCGTGACAGgtctgcttttgtgtttattgtttctCGTAGACCCTCCCGACTGGGTCCCCGATGAGGCCTGCAACTCCTGCATCGCCTGCAAGGCTCCTTTCACCGTCATCCGCAGGAAGCATCACTGTAGGAGCTGTGGAAAGGTACGGCCGTAGCCTCGAGGTGCACCGCGGGCAGGATTCTCAGTTTAATGTGCAAATTAATTATCCATACCGTGTGCGACAGTGCTATGTAAATGCTGACTAATACGGCACATGTTGTGTAATTTCAGATCTTCTGCTCTCGCTGCTCTTCCCATTCCGCCCCGTTGCCTCGATACGGCCAGGTGAAGCCGGTCAGGGTTTGCACACACTGCTACATGTTTCACGTGACGCCCTTCTACAGCGACAAGGCGGGCATCTGACCTCAGATTATCACCGAAACCGAAAGCACACAGTCTGCAACAACAAGAGCATATGCAACTGACAGATCCTCGGCTGTGTACGAAGCGAGTGCAACACTGCTCTAGTAAACCTTAATGGCTGTGATTGTACCCGCTAAGCATGGCTTCAGAATAACGCCATCACAGAGGAGACGGACAGGACGAGAAGCCGCAGACGGACGATTTGATCTTGTTCCTGAGAGACGCCGGGAATCAAAGTGTCTTTCAGTGCCCACCACAAATGATTCAATCAGTGATTCACGAACGCCTGCGTGTCTGCAGAGGTGCTGGAGGGGACACGGTACGAGCAGGCAATAATAGATTTTGAACCGTTTTTGAATCGTGCAGCAGTCGTCAATAGCATCGCAAACTCAGCACAGGCCTCCTCGTTCGTTTTGTTGCTTTAGGTGTAAATGAAAGCACTTGTGACATATTTTCTATGCTTCAGCGGGCTTCCTACATTTGTGGCCAAGCTCCCACTGAACTCGGATAACTCAAAAGAATGTAAGTCATGATCAGCGTGTAAATAAGGATGATTCTGGTAATAACCATGCTCAGCGCTACATCTGGGAACTGTAAACCGATCTTCACCAGGGCACCAGTCCCGCTAAagcaaaaactgaaacacacaacttttaTATGAGATTCCTTCATGCTTTTAATGGCAACGAATGTGTAATTCTGCATCACTTTGTGAGGTGGGGGCGGAGGTTCCACCGAGCTACGGTAATGGGCTGTGCCTGTTGCCTTTACTGTTGCGCCATGACGACGTGATGAGCTTTCTCCGAGGACCTCGCTGCACGCTGATTTGGATAAAAGGGATTCCCCCGTCATCGCTGTCAGGTCTCGAAAGTCCTCCTAATGGAGAGTTGACCTCTCGTTGCTCAGCGCTCTCAATAGCAAGCCACAATTTGTGTAATTTGATTTGAACCAGAGGCCTTCTCAGGAGCTGGTCTACAGGAATACAGGCCAACTGTTTCCCACCgtttttccccctcttcctcaCAAATGTTATAGTGCAATATGGTGACTACTATTTGCAACGGCCGTGCACAATTAAAAACCCGTAACTATTTAAATTGCAGTTTCAGGCTGTTTGAAAGAGTGTGTTGATATGTGTTTACACTAAATCgtttccatctctgtctctgctggtACTTTCAGGCGGGAGCGGATATTTTGTTCCCGGTCTGGTATGATTTTTCTCTTGCCTTCCTTTCTGCTCATCAGGCTGCTTCCATTGCAGTGACAGTCTACAAAGTATCTTCCTTACTTACAATATACCTGTTTGTACATCTGAATGCTCTGATGTTTCTAACACGGACCTCCGAGCAGCAGTGACAAATGTTCTCATTACAGTATATCCATCTGCTCTGACGTAAAGCAGTCTCTCAGGCATTACATATTTAGAACCTTGGATCAatcttattatattttcatcaaCAAACATATAAACTCACTTTGAAAAGgtatgctttttcttttataaagaACAAAACTAATGTATGAAGCTATCATTTcttttatgtggaaaaaaaagaacaagtaaTCAATGCAGTAATTAAAGAGTGGgatatcttattattattgttattattattattattatttcagagcTTGGTCTTATTTTCTAAACCTCCAGTACATTTCCATGATAAGAGCTGTGTAAAAATTCGAGAATCAAATAATGTTATATAGTTTTAAATGCGATGtatattgaaataaatgacttttTCCTGTTTCAAGAAATCCGTCCTAACTCGTCTTTACAGTTAGATGCTGCTGAATTTCTGCCTGGGAATGTGTTTATACATTCATGTGTTGCATTCACTGACCAACCGTTCACATGCCATCTAATCTCGAATCCCATGCTGTTACACACAGACTGTGAACCTGAACAAAAGTCTCTCGTCCACAGCTAAGACTAATGAGGTGACAGCCCCGTCTCCTTGTTAGTACAGTCCCTGTTTTCTaagtgagtgagtctggagttGAGTACAGTTGTGTTTGAATATTGTCAGACTGCATAAAGATGCTCATTTACTGCCTGGAACTCCTTTAGTTATGATGTGCCAGTTTTTCCTGGCACTTGAGTCAGCAGAGTGTGCCTGCTCACGATGAGCAACACTCTGCTTAACAGAATTTAATGAGTCCTAAAGAGTTGGAGACATTATTCTCagaatttcagatttttttcctaTGAGAGAGTTTACACCAACCTACATGGGAAGATGAACTTATTCGATTTTCCAGTGAAGTAAATTCTTTGTGGGGGCCGTCAGGAAGCTTTCTGTATGAGGCTATACACTaaaatcctatttttttttaacctatttCCTAATCAAAATTGAACTTGGACATGGTTTATATGGCACAGTCTGAAATGCCTtttcaatattatttatttttgttccgtATTTTCCAGAATCTATTAAATTAGTTTGTAGAAAAttagtttgaaagaaaaaaacaacttcgctatcatatatatataaaatatacattttttcattatttcaatacacacatctgtcttcaactatttttttgtggttttcctgCAACCAAGATTATCCTTAAGACCTATTTGATTCCACAATTTGTAagcctgttttttattttcccaagTAATGAGAAACTTACATCCTCAAAGGTGCCTCCATGTATTTCTTTATCTCCTGCCAATAAATAGTGATGGACAAAGACATCCTCCAGAGACGCGGAACTTTTCTTCTTTACCTAGTCCACATTGGCAGTGTTGTAAAAAACAATCTTATACTAAGATGTTTTCCCATCTATGTTCTCCCCGTGATGGGGATCAAGTTGTTTAAAAGTGCTGCTCATAAATCTCTGGCAATTTGTCCCCTGATAACACAAACAATGTTGGCCTtctctttcaaatatgatgtctcattttcttttaatgcttCACCTCTGGGTATCATTTCAAAATCAAATTCCAAACCGAATCCAAATAGCGTGTGGGACTGAACATCCTTCCCTTTAATGCTCTCCCTTCTCTTTGTCTGCCCTTGGTGATATCTCTGTAGCAGCTGGCTGTGTAGTCCTGCTCCAAGATGTTTAAATTCATAACAGAActcctgttttactttgtgaaTTTACCGGACGTAGATCGTTAAAGCAAAAGAGGGTGGAGTGATTTTTGTGAACCTTGAGACAAACTAGAAACAGTTTCTGCTGTTTGGTTTGATTGGTTTCGACTTTTTCCAGTTTGTTGCGAAacagtcacttttatttattttgcaaattcaATAATGTATTCAAAGAGAAGGGTCGCACTGCAGCAtccaggtttttattgtcaaaaaCCCCAAATAATCCCAAACTCGTTAAGGTCTCTGCAAC contains:
- the zfyve28 gene encoding lateral signaling target protein 2 homolog isoform X2, encoding MNRFRKWLYKPKRTDPQLLAQFYYADEELNQVATELDSLDGRKDPQRCTLLVNQFRSCQDNVLNIISQIMDECIPNDRANRDFCVKFPEEIRHDNLAGQLWFGAECLAAGSIIMNREIESIAMRPLAKDLTRSLEEVRNITRDQALRDLNLYTDRMKDALRHFDSLFAEFELSYVSAMVPVKSPKEYYVQQEVIVLFCETVERALKLGYLTQDMIDDYEPALMFTIPRLAIVCGLVVYSEGPLNLDQKSEDMSELFRPFRTLLKKIRDLLQTLTEEELITLERNLCISQDGELSTSQGLAANGAPAPAQENHSSSCPANDTSKGESEGEEEQLPVFVCPGQEEELAEVEKGWEEVETERGEEEQEQGLLCEEAEEAELACSMQYDEEELEQLNMMVYRVGDEMSTLLSPPSQGQSPAHGPNRGNSSAASSTEASPRRVIGSRGRTGIYVEEEDRVFFMEDLDAAGEGITSISREACSCVVSPPKESVRPVQRKPSGPRPDPVRNGWYSEATSEQPCPQPHSLNAHCPAAKRPPCTSAPGSEPLPYTNGWEMGLEGTTSETAEVIAHRMGGMKLSATVIFNPRSPSLTELAVDKLLLPRPAPSEIEPCGPLVATHCLLNSCVCCGSCEDSHDDGITTETAGLGLGLALGLDRHCKSPAPGAVIQSSACRLPPRGHDPHGKGEVAQLTPPSSLCSEEPPEEDSNSQLCEECLVVAAPELGHHTQDYSSSRGDGASPCNHQLRTDRRPAGAGRQREKETDKDKAESKDVKRDTKEDSRRSSSPVSSLTPSSGTSEDPDHQEIQLALHNAKVAARNKIRSRFHSSSDLIHRLFVCISGVADQLQTNYASDLRGILKTLFEVMATKCEEGDNDKQKKAGPVLRSAVLEDCALCQETISSSELAAKAREGQFEDPPDWVPDEACNSCIACKAPFTVIRRKHHCRSCGKIFCSRCSSHSAPLPRYGQVKPVRVCTHCYMFHVTPFYSDKAGI
- the zfyve28 gene encoding lateral signaling target protein 2 homolog isoform X1, translating into MNRFRKWLYKPKRTDPQLLAQFYYADEELNQVATELDSLDGRKDPQRCTLLVNQFRSCQDNVLNIISQIMDECIPNDRANRDFCVKFPEEIRHDNLAGQLWFGAECLAAGSIIMNREIESIAMRPLAKDLTRSLEEVRNITRDQALRDLNLYTDRMKDALRHFDSLFAEFELSYVSAMVPVKSPKEYYVQQEVIVLFCETVERALKLGYLTQDMIDDYEPALMFTIPRLAIVCGLVVYSEGPLNLDQKSEDMSELFRPFRTLLKKIRDLLQTLTEEELITLERNLCISQDGELSTSQGLAANGAPAPAQENHSSSCPANDTSKGESEGEEEQLPVFVCPGQEEELAEVEKGWEEVETERGEEEQEQGLLCEEAEEAELACSMQYDEEELEQLNMMVYRVGDEMSTLLSPPSQGQSPAHGPNRGNSSAASSTEASPRRVIGSRGRTGIYVEEEDRVFFMEDLDAAGEGITSISREACSCVVSPPKESVRPVQRKPSGPRPDPVRNGWYSEATSEQPCPQPHSLNAHCPAAKRPPCTSAPGSEPLPYTNGWEMGLEGTTSETAEVIAHRMGGMKLSATVIFNPRSPSLTELAVDKLLLPRPAPSEIEPCGPLVATHCLLNSCVCCGSCEDSHDDGITTETAGLGLGLALGLDRHCKSPAPGAVIQSSACRLPPRGHDPHGKGEVAQLTPPSSLCSEEPPEEDSNSQLCEECLVVAAPELGHHTQDYSSSRGDGASPCNHQLRTDRRPAGAGRQREKETDKDKAESKDVKRDTKEDSRRSSSFQNSPLSSVSGSDCDSVSVTTCSLSSSSYTPSPVSSLTPSSGTSEDPDHQEIQLALHNAKVAARNKIRSRFHSSSDLIHRLFVCISGVADQLQTNYASDLRGILKTLFEVMATKCEEGDNDKQKKAGPVLRSAVLEDCALCQETISSSELAAKAREGQFEDPPDWVPDEACNSCIACKAPFTVIRRKHHCRSCGKIFCSRCSSHSAPLPRYGQVKPVRVCTHCYMFHVTPFYSDKAGI